In Arthrobacter sp. SLBN-83, one DNA window encodes the following:
- a CDS encoding alpha/beta fold hydrolase: MTGRHSGQQQAHTVEGTDPQLYVAVHEPAADAGLRPVLLLHGFSSSSKLNWEDTGWVSALLDAGRRVITVDLPGHGRSGAPEDMDSYSPSRIRADLLQAAFDAGARPLQDGDPSSGLDVVGYSLGSRLAWEFAATQPELVHRLVLGGPNDSDPLAAFDLVAAQDYLADGTPIKDESTAQLLKMALLLPSNNIFALLSLVEAIKAEPYDPAEAVPHVPMLLVAGDKDERAATLPKLAELAGSAGSMAEQVILPGRNHTNAITSRAFKQAAISFLAV; this comes from the coding sequence ATGACCGGCAGGCACAGCGGCCAGCAGCAGGCGCACACCGTTGAAGGCACCGACCCGCAGCTGTACGTGGCCGTCCATGAACCCGCGGCCGACGCAGGGCTTCGGCCCGTCCTGCTGCTGCATGGCTTCTCCTCCTCATCCAAGCTCAACTGGGAGGACACAGGCTGGGTCTCGGCCCTGCTCGACGCCGGCCGACGGGTGATCACGGTGGACCTGCCGGGCCACGGCCGCAGTGGTGCGCCCGAGGACATGGACTCCTACTCCCCCAGCCGTATCCGTGCGGACCTGCTGCAGGCAGCGTTCGACGCCGGCGCCCGGCCTTTGCAGGACGGCGATCCTTCCAGCGGGCTGGACGTGGTGGGCTATTCCCTGGGCTCCCGGCTCGCCTGGGAGTTTGCGGCAACCCAGCCCGAGCTGGTGCACCGGCTGGTGCTCGGCGGCCCCAACGACTCCGACCCCCTGGCGGCCTTCGACCTCGTAGCCGCCCAGGACTACCTGGCTGACGGCACGCCGATCAAGGACGAGTCCACCGCCCAGCTGCTCAAGATGGCGCTGCTGCTGCCCAGCAACAACATCTTCGCGCTCCTGTCCCTGGTTGAGGCCATCAAGGCGGAGCCCTATGACCCGGCTGAAGCGGTCCCCCACGTCCCCATGCTGCTGGTGGCTGGAGACAAGGACGAACGGGCCGCCACGTTGCCCAAGCTTGCCGAACTCGCCGGCAGCGCAGGGTCCATGGCCGAACAGGTGATACTTCCGGGCCGGAACCACACCAACGCCATCACCAGCAGGGCCTTCAAACAGGCCGCCATTTCGTTCCTGGCCGTCTGA
- a CDS encoding amino acid permease — MTMKSAHTPSPTKPNATAVHSMKPRQLTMMGLGSAIGAGLFLGSGAGVQAAGPAVLVSYLVAGTLIILVMWALGEMAAANPNNGAFSVYAQRALGRTAGATIGWLWWLQLVVVIAAEALGAAGLLFSVWPVVPVWALALLFMVAFTAINLTGVRNFGEFEFWFAILKVAVIVLFLGVGAALLLGLLPGVESPGASNLTGNFAPQGLGGVAAALFVVIFAFGGTEIVSVAAAETEDPERSVGKAIRTVVWRILVFYIGSVFVIAAVLPATSKSLASPFAGVLDAARIPGASTAITLVAVVALLSALNANLYGASRMVYSLAQRGEAPHALTRLNSAGVPLLAVAVSVAFGFVATVLELLFPDRVLPALFQLVGSTCLVVWGSALVSQLILRRRADRDGTPLPLRMKGFPGLTILGLVLLGLIFAVGFSAEGSRVQLFSTFALIAGIALACAAGARLTGRNRTANR, encoded by the coding sequence ATGACGATGAAGTCTGCCCATACGCCATCGCCCACCAAACCAAATGCCACAGCCGTCCACAGCATGAAGCCCCGCCAGCTGACCATGATGGGGCTGGGCAGCGCCATCGGGGCGGGGCTGTTCCTGGGATCTGGTGCCGGAGTCCAGGCGGCAGGTCCGGCAGTGCTCGTCTCCTACCTCGTGGCCGGAACGCTGATCATTCTGGTTATGTGGGCCCTCGGTGAGATGGCGGCGGCAAACCCGAACAACGGGGCCTTCTCCGTATATGCGCAGCGCGCGCTGGGACGGACGGCAGGCGCCACCATCGGCTGGCTGTGGTGGCTGCAGCTGGTAGTGGTGATCGCCGCCGAGGCCCTGGGCGCCGCCGGCCTGCTGTTCTCCGTCTGGCCGGTGGTTCCGGTCTGGGCTCTGGCGCTGCTGTTCATGGTGGCCTTCACCGCCATCAACCTGACCGGGGTCCGGAACTTCGGCGAGTTCGAGTTCTGGTTCGCAATCCTCAAGGTAGCCGTGATCGTCCTGTTCCTTGGAGTTGGTGCAGCGCTGCTCCTGGGCCTGCTGCCCGGCGTCGAATCTCCCGGCGCGTCAAACCTCACCGGAAACTTCGCGCCGCAAGGCCTGGGCGGCGTCGCGGCGGCGCTCTTCGTGGTGATCTTCGCGTTTGGCGGCACGGAGATTGTCTCGGTGGCGGCAGCCGAAACCGAGGACCCGGAACGCAGCGTGGGCAAGGCCATCCGCACGGTGGTGTGGCGGATCCTCGTGTTCTACATCGGCTCCGTCTTCGTCATCGCCGCTGTCCTTCCCGCCACCTCTAAAAGCCTTGCCTCCCCCTTCGCCGGCGTCCTCGACGCGGCCCGGATCCCCGGCGCGTCCACCGCCATCACGCTGGTGGCCGTCGTCGCACTTCTCTCCGCCCTGAATGCCAATCTTTACGGCGCCTCCCGCATGGTCTACTCGCTCGCCCAGCGGGGCGAGGCGCCGCACGCCCTGACGCGCCTCAACAGCGCGGGCGTGCCCCTCCTGGCGGTGGCGGTGTCCGTGGCCTTTGGCTTCGTGGCCACTGTCCTGGAACTCCTGTTCCCGGACCGTGTCCTGCCCGCCCTGTTCCAGCTGGTGGGATCGACGTGCCTGGTGGTCTGGGGCAGCGCCCTGGTCTCCCAGCTGATCCTCCGGCGGCGGGCGGACCGGGACGGGACCCCGTTGCCCCTCCGCATGAAAGGCTTTCCCGGCCTGACCATCCTGGGCCTGGTACTGCTGGGCCTGATCTTTGCCGTCGGCTTCAGCGCCGAGGGCAGCCGCGTGCAGCTGTTCAGCACCTTCGCGCTGATCGCCGGCATCGCGCTGGCATGCGCCGCAGGAGCCCGGCTAACCGGCAGGAACAGGACCGCCAACAGGTAG
- a CDS encoding NUDIX hydrolase, with protein MYYSSANVSERQAAPPSLAISTVIFALRPSATSGRPTLWLPLVRRIREPFKGLWALPGGPLSHDESLQDAAARNLRETTGLAPSYLEQLYAFGGLHRSPTQRVVSIVYWALVQPTEAALADESENVKWFRADRLGELAFDHNAIVDYALWRLRNKLAYGSVAYHLLGEYFTLAQVREVYEAVLDRQLDPANFRRQLKATPEIEETGEYLQGGKHRPPRLYRFTGRPGLDPDNRSTP; from the coding sequence GTGTACTACAGCTCAGCTAATGTTTCCGAGCGGCAGGCCGCTCCGCCGTCGCTGGCCATCTCCACGGTGATTTTCGCCCTCCGGCCCAGCGCCACCTCCGGCCGTCCCACCCTGTGGCTTCCCCTGGTGCGCCGCATCCGCGAACCGTTCAAGGGGTTGTGGGCCTTGCCAGGTGGTCCGCTGAGCCATGACGAGTCGCTCCAGGACGCTGCCGCCAGGAACCTGCGGGAGACCACCGGCCTTGCACCCAGCTACCTCGAGCAGCTGTACGCTTTCGGCGGACTCCATCGTTCGCCCACCCAGCGAGTGGTCTCCATCGTCTACTGGGCCCTGGTCCAGCCCACGGAAGCAGCGCTCGCGGACGAGTCCGAGAATGTGAAGTGGTTCCGCGCGGACCGGCTGGGTGAGCTGGCCTTCGACCACAACGCCATCGTGGATTACGCCCTCTGGCGCCTGCGCAACAAGCTGGCTTACGGCTCGGTGGCGTACCACCTGCTGGGGGAGTACTTCACGCTCGCCCAGGTCCGCGAAGTCTATGAAGCCGTTCTTGACCGCCAGCTGGATCCCGCCAATTTCCGGCGGCAGCTCAAGGCCACCCCGGAGATCGAAGAAACCGGGGAATACCTCCAGGGCGGCAAGCACCGCCCGCCACGCCTCTACCGCTTTACCGGCCGGCCAGGCCTTGACCCAGATAACAGGAGCACACCATGA
- the nadA gene encoding quinolinate synthase NadA, protein MSSVNTAIQLITREQAEKGAAAERSTCSPALAKGPWDYDLAEALAGVPAYGPGASSADPAPASTPRQGQLPEEYKLASDAELGERIKAAKAMLGDRAVILGHFYQRDEVIQYADFVGDSFQLANAALTRPDAEAIIFCGVHFMAETADILSTPEQAVILPNLAAGCSMADMADADSVEECWEQLEDIFGTEPDAEGRVPVLPVTYMNSSAALKAFCGEHGGIVCTSSNAKTVLEWAFQRAQRVLFFPDQHLGRNTAKAMGVPLEQMPMWNPRKDLGGNDEQALLDSRVILWHGFCSVHKRFSVAQIEKARAEFPNVQVIVHPECPMEVVDAADSAGSTDFIKKAIAAATEPTTFAIGTEINMVNRLAAEYPQHTIFCLDPVICPCSTMYRIHPGYLAWVLEELVAGRVVNRITVDDDVQDNARTALERMLAARP, encoded by the coding sequence ATGAGCAGCGTCAACACGGCAATCCAGCTGATCACGCGCGAACAGGCCGAAAAGGGCGCAGCCGCTGAGCGCAGCACCTGCAGCCCGGCACTGGCCAAGGGCCCGTGGGACTATGACCTGGCCGAGGCGCTCGCAGGGGTCCCGGCCTACGGTCCCGGGGCGTCCAGTGCCGATCCGGCCCCGGCCAGCACGCCGCGCCAGGGCCAGCTGCCCGAGGAATACAAGCTGGCCAGCGACGCCGAGCTCGGGGAACGCATCAAAGCAGCCAAGGCCATGCTGGGGGACCGCGCGGTGATCCTGGGCCACTTCTACCAGCGCGATGAAGTCATCCAGTACGCGGACTTCGTGGGTGATTCCTTCCAGCTGGCCAACGCGGCGCTCACCCGCCCGGACGCGGAGGCGATCATCTTCTGCGGCGTCCACTTCATGGCCGAGACCGCGGACATCCTCTCCACGCCGGAGCAGGCCGTCATCCTGCCCAACCTTGCCGCCGGATGCTCCATGGCCGACATGGCGGACGCGGACTCCGTGGAGGAATGCTGGGAGCAGCTCGAGGACATCTTTGGAACCGAGCCCGACGCCGAAGGCCGCGTTCCGGTCCTCCCCGTCACCTACATGAATTCCTCCGCAGCCCTCAAGGCGTTCTGCGGCGAACACGGCGGCATCGTCTGCACCTCCTCCAACGCGAAAACTGTGCTGGAGTGGGCCTTCCAGCGGGCACAGCGGGTGCTGTTCTTCCCGGACCAGCACCTGGGCCGCAACACCGCCAAGGCAATGGGTGTGCCGCTGGAGCAGATGCCCATGTGGAACCCGCGCAAGGACCTGGGCGGCAACGACGAACAGGCGCTGCTGGACTCCCGCGTGATCCTGTGGCACGGGTTCTGCTCCGTGCACAAGCGGTTCAGCGTGGCGCAGATCGAGAAGGCCCGGGCGGAGTTCCCGAACGTCCAGGTCATCGTCCACCCCGAGTGCCCCATGGAGGTGGTGGACGCGGCGGATTCAGCCGGATCCACGGACTTCATCAAAAAGGCCATCGCTGCAGCCACGGAACCCACCACGTTCGCGATCGGCACCGAGATCAACATGGTGAACCGGCTTGCCGCCGAGTATCCGCAGCACACTATTTTCTGCCTGGACCCGGTGATCTGCCCGTGCTCCACCATGTACCGCATCCATCCCGGCTACCTGGCATGGGTATTGGAGGAACTGGTGGCCGGCCGTGTGGTCAATCGCATCACCGTGGATGACGACGTGCAGGACAATGCCAGGACCGCGCTCGAGCGCATGCTCGCTGCGAGGCCGTAA